A window from Mangifera indica cultivar Alphonso chromosome 2, CATAS_Mindica_2.1, whole genome shotgun sequence encodes these proteins:
- the LOC123208498 gene encoding putative pentatricopeptide repeat-containing protein At1g12700, mitochondrial, translated as MEGFCQNMVKDMCPNAEEALSALVELFVKYNRVNKSMNLGGFKPSVDVLNALLGAIVKKKRGIKDVVFIYKEMVQAGVMPNVHTLNYVLEVWQLSIEKAWGHSAGVPSGLYRKLGSGFYILLGVVDSLCQTGKIMEAAEAAWGCSAGVRSGLYRKLGSGFYILLGVVDSLCQTGKIMEAAEAAWGCSAGVRSGLYRKLGSGFYILLGVVESLCQTGKIMEAAEVAWGCSAGVRSGWYQKLGSGFYILLGVVESLCQTGKIMEAAEVFHYMSKNGCSPNPSAYNMVIGGMGQVDEAIRLQGLAYSSNSSYTA; from the exons ATGGAGGGGTTTTGTCAAAATATGGTGAAAGATATGTGCCCTAATGCAGAAGAAGCTCTTTCTGCATTAGTTGAAttgtttgttaaatataataGGGTGAATAAGAGTATGAATTTGGGTGGTTTTAAGCCCTCAGTTGATGTATTAAACGCTTTGTTAGGTGCCattgtgaagaagaagagaggtATTAAAGATGTGGTGTTTATTTATAAGGAGATGGTACAAGCAGGAGTTATGCCAAATGTTCATACTTTGAACTATGTGTTGGAGGTTTG GCAACTGTCGATTGAGAAAGCATGGGGACACTCTGCAGGTGTTCCATCAGGTTTGTATCGAAAATTGGGTTCTGGATTCTATATCTTATTAGGAGTTGTGGATAGCCTCTGTCAGACAGGAAAGATTATGGAGGCTGCTGAG GCAGCATGGGGATGCTCTGCAGGTGTTCGATCAGGTTTGTATCGGAAATTGGGTTCTGGATTCTATATCTTATTAGGAGTTGTGGATAGCCTCTGTCAGACAGGAAAGATTATGGAGGCTGCTGAG GCAGCATGGGGATGCTCTGCAGGTGTTCGATCAGGTTTGTATCGGAAATTGGGTTCTGGATTCTATATCTTATTAGGAGTTGTGGAGAGCCTCTGTCAGACAGGAAAGATTATGGAGGCTGCTGAG GTGGCATGGGGATGCTCTGCTGGTGTTCGATCAGGTTGGTATCAAAAATTGGGTTCTGGATTCTATATCTTATTAGGAGTTGTGGAGAGCCTCTGTCAGACAGGAAAGATTATGGAGGCTGCTGAAGTATTTCATTACATGTCAAAGAACGGATGCTCCCCCAATCCCTCTGCTTACAATATGGTGATAGGCGGCATGGGACAAGTGGATGAAGCAATTAGGCTACAGGGGTTGGCTTACAGTTCTAATTCTTCTTATACTGCTTAA